A stretch of the bacterium genome encodes the following:
- a CDS encoding acyl--CoA ligase family protein encodes MPEPPSPPTRHGPAFGPEPLAPTLFLDRSALVFGDRTALIDGERRFTYRELRERCMRLAGALAEAGVRPGDRVSTLVPNTHAALESHFGVAWAGAVLNALNTRLSPGELTWIADHAGSRVLVCDHSLAEVGEAIVAGADHPVQLILCGEPEDDYEQRLAAAAPLRRDVDDEWAMLSLNYTSGTTGRPKGVMYSHRGAYLQALAMVAQGGLDAAGVFLWTLPMFHCNGWCYPWAVTAAGGVHVALRRVDAEAVWSEIHRRGITHLNAAPTVLTMLAAHPGATPAASPVHVAVGGAPPSPSLLARLADLNLHVTHLYGLTESYGPAVICDWRPEWGTLGPAEQARRKARQGVANVACSPLRVVDAEGRDVPPDGATAGEVVLRGNVVMLGYYRDPGATAAATLQRPDGAWFRTGDVGVVHPDGYMEVRDRAKDVIISGGENIASIEVEQTLARHPGVLEAAVVGAPDETWGEVPVAFVVPRPGSSVTEEELIEFVRNSIARFKAPRRVIFGDLPRTSTGKIQKFALRERLRH; translated from the coding sequence ATGCCAGAGCCCCCCTCGCCGCCCACTCGCCACGGTCCGGCTTTCGGCCCCGAACCGCTGGCGCCGACGCTGTTCCTGGACCGCAGCGCGCTCGTCTTCGGCGACCGGACGGCGTTGATCGACGGGGAGCGCCGCTTCACCTACCGGGAGCTGCGGGAGCGCTGCATGCGGCTGGCGGGGGCGCTGGCCGAGGCGGGGGTGAGGCCCGGCGACCGGGTCTCGACGCTGGTTCCGAACACGCACGCGGCGCTGGAGTCGCACTTCGGCGTGGCCTGGGCCGGGGCCGTTCTGAACGCACTGAACACGCGCCTGTCGCCCGGCGAGCTGACCTGGATCGCCGACCATGCCGGGTCCCGGGTGCTCGTCTGTGACCACTCCCTGGCGGAGGTCGGCGAGGCGATCGTGGCGGGGGCCGACCACCCGGTGCAGCTGATCCTCTGCGGCGAGCCGGAAGACGACTACGAGCAGCGGCTCGCCGCCGCCGCGCCCCTGCGCCGCGACGTCGACGACGAGTGGGCGATGCTGAGCCTCAACTACACCTCGGGCACCACCGGGCGCCCCAAGGGCGTGATGTACTCCCACCGCGGCGCCTACCTGCAGGCGCTGGCCATGGTCGCCCAGGGAGGCCTCGACGCCGCCGGCGTGTTCCTTTGGACCCTGCCGATGTTCCACTGCAACGGCTGGTGCTATCCGTGGGCGGTCACCGCGGCCGGCGGCGTGCACGTGGCGCTGCGCCGTGTCGATGCCGAGGCGGTCTGGTCGGAGATCCACCGGCGGGGCATCACCCACCTCAACGCCGCCCCCACCGTGCTGACGATGCTGGCCGCCCACCCCGGCGCCACCCCGGCGGCCTCCCCGGTGCACGTGGCCGTGGGCGGGGCGCCGCCGTCGCCCAGCCTGCTGGCCCGCCTCGCCGACCTGAACCTGCACGTCACGCACCTCTACGGGTTGACCGAGAGTTACGGCCCGGCGGTGATCTGCGACTGGCGTCCCGAATGGGGCACCCTCGGGCCCGCCGAGCAGGCCCGGCGCAAGGCGCGCCAAGGTGTGGCCAACGTCGCCTGCTCGCCGCTGCGGGTCGTGGACGCCGAGGGCCGCGACGTGCCCCCCGACGGCGCCACGGCCGGCGAGGTGGTCCTGCGGGGCAACGTCGTGATGCTCGGCTACTACCGCGACCCCGGAGCTACGGCCGCGGCGACCCTGCAGCGTCCCGACGGCGCCTGGTTCCGCACCGGCGACGTGGGTGTGGTGCACCCCGACGGCTACATGGAGGTGCGCGACCGGGCCAAGGACGTGATCATCAGCGGCGGGGAGAACATCGCCTCGATCGAAGTGGAGCAGACCCTGGCCCGCCATCCCGGGGTGCTCGAGGCGGCCGTGGTGGGTGCGCCCGACGAGACCTGGGGCGAGGTGCCGGTGGCGTTCGTCGTGCCGCGCCCGGGATCCTCGGTGACCGAGGAGGAGCTGATCGAGTTCGTCCGCAACTCCATCGCCCGCTTCAAGGCGCCCAGACGGGTGATCTTCGGCGATCTCCCCAGGACCAGCACCGGCAAGATCCAGAAGTTCGCGTTGCGGGAGCGGCTCCGGCACTGA